In a single window of the Bacteroides acidifaciens genome:
- a CDS encoding HU family DNA-binding protein — protein sequence MAIVFDWYENPNASSEEEEAALHPRIFMNGKVDTETLCYKIHDYSSLTVGDVKNVLDNLSKILGESLSEGKEVHIEGIGYFFPTLAATGKVTRSTPHKTNKVTFKTVRFRPDISLKGHFVGVRASQSKYVRHSEKVSEVEIDMLLKEYFAGHQMMTRRDFQEICGLARTTAKAHLVRLRGEGKLVNIGLRNQPMYVPAPGYYGVSRDAAHPSR from the coding sequence ATGGCTATTGTATTTGATTGGTATGAAAATCCTAATGCATCTTCGGAAGAAGAAGAGGCAGCATTGCATCCGCGTATCTTTATGAATGGTAAGGTGGATACGGAAACACTTTGTTACAAGATTCATGATTACAGTTCGTTGACTGTGGGGGATGTGAAGAATGTGCTCGATAACTTATCGAAGATTCTCGGCGAGTCGTTGAGCGAGGGAAAAGAAGTGCATATCGAGGGAATCGGTTATTTTTTCCCCACTTTGGCGGCCACGGGAAAAGTGACCCGCAGCACTCCTCACAAAACCAATAAGGTGACTTTTAAAACAGTACGCTTCCGTCCTGATATTAGTCTGAAAGGGCATTTTGTTGGCGTCCGTGCCAGTCAGTCCAAGTACGTCCGTCATTCGGAAAAGGTTTCGGAGGTGGAGATTGATATGCTGTTGAAAGAATATTTTGCCGGACATCAGATGATGACCCGTCGTGACTTTCAAGAGATTTGCGGCTTGGCTCGTACTACTGCTAAAGCACATTTAGTTCGCCTGCGTGGAGAAGGAAAGCTGGTAAATATCGGCTTGCGTAACCAGCCGATGTATGTGCCTGCTCCCGGTTATTATGGGGTGTCGAGAGATGCGGCACATCCTTCACGGTGA
- the mnmG gene encoding tRNA uridine-5-carboxymethylaminomethyl(34) synthesis enzyme MnmG — protein sequence MDFKYDVIVIGAGHAGCEAAAAAANLGSKTCLITMDMNKIGQMSCNPAVGGIAKGQIVREIDALGGQMGLVTDETAIQFRILNRSKGPAMWSPRAQCDRAKFIWSWRERLENTPNLHIWQDTVCELLVEDGAVTGLVTAWGVTFKAKCVVLTAGTFLNGLMHVGRHQLPGGRMAEPASYKLTESIARHGITYGRMKTGTPVRIDARSVHFDQMETQDGECDFHKFSFMDTSVRHLKQLQCWTCYTNEEVHQILRDGLPDSPLFNGQIQSIGPRYCPSIETKIVTFPDKTQHQLFLEPEGETTQELYLNGFSSSLPMDIQIAALKKIPAFKDMVIYRPGYAIEYDYFDPTQLKHTLESKIIGNLFFAGQVNGTTGYEEAGGQGLIAGINAHINCHGGEAFTLARDEAYIGVLIDDLVTKGVDEPYRMFTSRAEYRILLRMDDADMRLTERAYKLGLAKEDRYQLMKEKKEAVEQIVSFAHSYSMKPALINDALEKIGTTPLRQGCKLIEILNRPQVTIENISKFVPAFQRELDKATESNQKRKEEILEAAEILIKYQGYIDRERMIAEKLARLESIKIKGKFDYASIQSLSTEARQKLIKIDPETIAQASRIPGVSPSDINVLLVLSGR from the coding sequence ATGGATTTTAAGTACGACGTAATTGTAATTGGTGCCGGACATGCTGGTTGCGAAGCAGCAGCCGCTGCTGCAAATTTAGGTTCCAAGACTTGTCTCATCACGATGGATATGAACAAGATCGGGCAGATGAGTTGCAACCCTGCTGTAGGTGGAATTGCCAAAGGACAAATAGTACGCGAAATAGATGCACTAGGCGGACAGATGGGATTGGTGACAGACGAAACAGCGATCCAGTTCCGAATACTGAATCGCTCGAAAGGTCCCGCCATGTGGAGCCCCCGTGCCCAATGCGACCGCGCCAAGTTTATCTGGTCCTGGCGGGAGAGACTGGAAAATACACCCAACCTTCATATCTGGCAGGATACCGTATGCGAACTTCTTGTTGAAGACGGCGCAGTGACCGGACTGGTTACCGCGTGGGGTGTCACCTTCAAGGCAAAATGTGTTGTCCTCACCGCAGGAACTTTCCTCAACGGACTGATGCACGTAGGACGCCACCAGTTGCCGGGCGGAAGAATGGCAGAACCGGCTTCTTACAAATTAACCGAATCCATCGCCCGCCACGGCATCACTTACGGAAGAATGAAAACCGGAACCCCGGTACGAATCGACGCGCGCAGCGTTCATTTCGACCAGATGGAAACGCAGGACGGTGAATGTGACTTTCACAAGTTCTCTTTCATGGATACCAGTGTACGCCACTTGAAGCAACTGCAATGCTGGACCTGCTATACTAATGAAGAAGTACATCAGATTCTACGTGACGGACTGCCGGATTCTCCCCTATTCAACGGACAGATTCAAAGCATCGGGCCCCGTTATTGTCCGAGCATTGAAACGAAGATTGTAACTTTCCCCGATAAGACCCAGCATCAATTGTTCCTCGAACCGGAAGGCGAAACAACACAGGAGTTATATCTCAACGGATTCTCTTCCTCGCTTCCGATGGACATACAAATTGCCGCTTTAAAGAAAATCCCGGCCTTCAAGGATATGGTTATCTATCGTCCGGGATATGCGATTGAGTATGATTATTTCGACCCGACACAGCTAAAGCATACGTTAGAATCGAAAATTATCGGGAATTTATTCTTTGCCGGACAAGTAAACGGTACTACCGGATACGAAGAAGCAGGCGGACAAGGATTGATAGCCGGAATCAATGCACATATCAATTGCCACGGTGGCGAAGCCTTCACACTAGCACGCGATGAAGCATATATCGGCGTATTAATCGACGACTTGGTAACCAAAGGCGTCGACGAGCCTTACCGGATGTTTACTTCACGCGCAGAATATCGTATCTTGCTACGTATGGACGATGCCGATATGCGCCTGACCGAACGAGCCTATAAACTCGGATTGGCTAAGGAAGACCGCTATCAATTAATGAAAGAGAAAAAGGAAGCAGTGGAACAAATTGTTTCTTTCGCACACAGTTATTCGATGAAACCGGCATTAATTAATGATGCCCTCGAAAAGATAGGGACGACTCCCCTACGCCAAGGATGCAAACTGATAGAAATTCTGAATCGCCCGCAAGTGACAATTGAGAATATCTCGAAATTTGTGCCGGCATTCCAACGCGAACTGGATAAAGCGACCGAATCCAACCAAAAGCGTAAAGAAGAGATTCTCGAAGCTGCCGAAATTCTAATCAAATATCAAGGATATATCGACAGGGAACGAATGATAGCAGAGAAACTGGCAAGACTGGAAAGCATCAAGATTAAAGGCAAATTTGATTATGCTTCCATCCAATCTTTATCGACCGAAGCCCGGCAGAAGCTGATAAAGATAGACCCGGAAACGATTGCCCAGGCGAGCAGAATCCCGGGAGTATCACCAAGCGACATCAACGTGTTACTGGTACTTTCCGGACGATAA